CTTCGTGCCCGAGGTCGCTTCCCCGGCCAAGGTGGCGCGCATTCGGGCTTACGGGGCCGAGCTGAAGGTGGGTGGCGAACGGTACGCGGACGCCCTCGCCGCCAGCGAGGAATGGCTCCTCCAGTCGGGAGGACAGCCGGTCCACGCCTTCGACCAGGAGGAGACGCTGCTCGGGCAGGGGACGGTGGGCCTGGAGTTCGAGGACCAGGCCCCGGGGCTCGACACCCTCCTGGTGGCCGTGGGTGGGGGTGGGTTGATCGGGGGCATCGCCGCGTGGTCTGCGGGACGGGTCCGGCTGGTGGGTGTCGAACCGGAGGGGGCGCCGACCCTCACCCGCGCGCTGGAGGCTGGGCGGCCGGTGGATGCGGAGGCGGGGGGTATCGCGGCGGACTCGCTCGCCCCGCGTCGGGTGGGAGAACGGATGTTCCCCCTGGCACAGGCCTATGTGGAGCGGGTGGTGCTGGTGCCCGACGAGGCCATCGTGCGGGCGCAGCAAGCCCTTTGGGATGTGACGCGCCTGGTCACCGAGCCGGGTGGGGCGGCCGCCTTCGCCGCGTTGCTGTCGGGAGGGTGTCAGCCGCGGCCGGGAGAGCGGGTGGGGGTATTGCTCTGCGGCGGCAACTCGGCGGCCGTGGACTTTGGGCGCTCAGGGGAGGAGGGGGCCTCCTGAAGGAGGTAGTGTTCCCTCCTGTCCCCGGCCCTGCTGACCGCCCTTCTCACCGCGCGGGCCAGGACCCTTGCGGTGTGTGTTCCCTGACCAATCGGGAACCCATCTTCCTGCTGGGGGCCGCTCTGGTGGGCCACGAGCAGGAGCGGGACCTGCGCCACGCATGGGACGCCCTGCGGGCTAACATTCGGGATGCGCTGCTGAACGACCCGGCCACCCGCGACCGATACCGGCGCGAGCACGGGGAAGGACTGCCGGACGTGCAGGCGTCAGGGCTGTATCAGAGCCAGGGGTATTACCGCATCCTGCGGCCCAGCGACCCCGACTATTGGCGACGCAACCGGGCCTGGCTGCACGAGGCCCTGAGGTTGACACGCACCCACGAGGTCAAATTCCTGTGTGTCTGGACGCAGCTTGAGGACCAAGTTACGCCGACAGCCCTGGTGGACACCCTCCGTCCCTATACCCGCGGTGAGGCTGCGGCCCAGCGTCTGGCGCGCACGCTGACCAATCCCTACCTGCAGTTGATTCCCCCGCTGCTGCATCGCCTCTATCGGGCCGCCCTCCAGCGAGAGCGTACCGTCGGCATCGTGTGGGACGATGACCATGACAGCCGCGGCTTCCAGAATCTGGGCGTGTATCAGGCCCTGCAAGCCCAGGGGCACTTCAAGCGGACAACGCAGCCCAGTTTCTCCGACGTGCGGCAGGAGCCTCTTCTGGGCCTCGCCGATGTGCTCGGTTATGTAGCCGGGCGGTACCTCTATGGCGTCCTGACGGAGCAGGTCCCACCGGACATCGAGGATTGGTGGCACACCTACGTTCAACCCAGCCTGCTGGCCGTCGACGTGACTGACGACCGGGAGGCGGAGTGGGCTCTGACGGTGGACCTCGCCCTGGCACAACACGGCCTCGCCGTGGTAGAGCCCTCGGAACGGGAGAACTTGCGCCAGCAATTGGTCCGCGGGATCGATTCGATTCAGGCACATGGCGATTTCCCGGGCACGCGCTGAGCCGGGACCGCTGCCAAATGTACGGGAGCCGCACTCTTTCAGCGCGGCCCCCGTCTGCCCACATCCTACCTCAAGCCAAGGCGTGCGTCAGCGTTGGAACAGTCTGCCGACACGATCAACCATTCGTCAAGGAGATACGGTCCATCCGAAATTCGCCCTTGAGTCTTAGCCTTATCGGGTAATAACCACATTCGCCCGGAAACACCCGTTAAGGATTTAGCCGCCGTCTCAGTGAGGCTCGAGTTGTCAGGGCTGTCGATGTCCCTCCTTCTCCAGCAGGGGACACCCACGCCTCCCACTTCAACACCCTTCACCCCGGGCACGAAGTCCGGCAGGCCCGGCCCGTCGTTGTCCTGGCTTCCCGCAAGCGGGCCAGACCTTTCGGCTTGGGCTTCGACAGGCGGCTATTCCGGCCCGTCACCAGCTCGGTGCTCGAAGGCTGCCGGTTCGTTCACGAGCGCCGTGAGCGCGTCGCGTTGCGCCGGTTCGAGCTGGACATCGGCCGCGGTCGCGTTCGCGCGGAGCTCGTCCGGAGTCTCGGCACCGACGATCACCGACGCGACCGCCGGGCGCGACAGCAGCCAGGCGAGCGAGACCTGATACGGCTGGTGCCCCCATTCGTGGCTGAGCCGCTCTACCGTGCGAGCAACGGCGATCTCGGACTCGGGAAACCCCATTCCCTGGAACCGCTGGTCGCCGACGACGTCGCGCTTGAGCACACCAAGATCAGCGAGCAGGCCGCCGTGCAGCGGTGCGTAGGGGATGATCGACAGCCCGAACTGCGCACAGGCTGGCGCGAGTTCGCGTTCAGCGGCCCGGTCGATGAGGTTGTACTTCACCTGCACTGCGACGGGCGCGTTCAGGCGACGATCGTCGGCGATCCACAGGGCACGCGTGACCTGCCAGGCGGGGTGGTTGCTCAGGCCGACGTAACGGATCTTGCCCTGCCGGATGAGATCGTCATACACCGCGAGGGTCTGCTCCAGCGGCGTGTCCGGGTCGGGGTCGTGGGCGTAGTACAGGTCGATGTAATCGGTCTCCAGGCGGCGCAGACTCGTTTCGACCTGGCGGATGATATGGCGGCGCGACAAGCCGCGGTCGTTGACTCCGTGCCCGACGATTCCACTGGATTTGGTGGCGATCACCACCTCGTCGCGGCGACCACGAAGGGCCCGGCCCAGGAGTCGTTCGGCGGGTTCCCGGTCGGCAGCGGCGGGGGCACCGGGCCGGTCGAAGACAGGCATGTTTCCATAGACGTCGGCGGTGTCGATGAAGTTGATACCGAGGTTGAGCGCTTCGCCAATGAGCCGGTCGGTATGCTCCGCCGTCGGTGCTACACCAAAAGTGGCGGTGCCGAGCGAGATACGGGAGACTCTGATGCCGCTGGAACCGAGGATGGCGTACTGCATGAATAATTTCCCTCGCGTGCGAAACGGATCAAGCGTTGTCGATGGTGAGAATATTGGAAGGTTCGGTCAGGTTGAGTGTTCGACGCTCTGTTGGGGATATGACGGATTGATGAGTCAGGCTACCAGAAGCGTCACCTTGTTCCAAGGCTGAAAGGCAAATCTCTGGTCGCTTGGGCTGTATGGACGTGCGGCGAATGAACTCCGCCCAGGTTCGCCACACCGCTTCTTTGGGGACAGTGGATAGAAATGCCGACTGGGACAGCATTTGAGTTCTTAGGGCGGGGATCATAAGGGTTGCCGAGTCAGGAGGTAGCCACAGCGTTGAAACCAGCCTTGGGCATCGTCCGTGGAAACGGCAGCCAGCGCTCGACCAATCGATTGGTCGAGCGCTTCTCTGGTCCTGGGTTGGTCACGGCGAACCAGCGTCTTGACCTTACTGAACCCACCCTCAATGGGGGCCAGGTCGGGGGAGGAGGTGGGCAGAAACCGGAGGGTGCAGCCGTGGTCGTGCAGGAGTTGCGCGACGCGTGCCCTCTTGTGCACGCTGAGATTGTCCATCACCACCGTCTGTCCAGGAGACAACTCAGGAAGCAGAACGTGTTCGATGTAGCGCTCGAAGACTATCCCATCCACGGCCCCGGGGACGGTCAGGGCCGCCGTCATCCCCTGACGGGTCAGGGCGGCCAGCAGACTGATGTTGGCACCCTTGTTTCTGGGAACCGCACCATAGGCGCGCTTCCCGCGTGGTGTTCGCGCGTACAGCGGCGTCATGGCCAGATGCGTACTGCTTTCATCGACGAACACGAGCTGGTCTGCGGGGTGTTGTTGCATGGTCGTGCGCCACTCCTGGCGCACGACCTCATCGCGTTCACTGGCATACAGCGTCTTTTTTTCTCGTCCGTCCCTGGCGTAACAACAGTCGTCCCACCGTCTGCCGTGACACCTGAAGTTGCTGTTCTTGTGCCAGCCGCTGGGTGTGCTGGGCCAACGTCTCGTCGGGATGTTGGTCGCTCTGCTCTGCCAGGCGCTGCTCTTGAGCGGCGTCCAGTTTGCGGGGTCGTCCCGGGATGGGGTGAGGACGCACATGGCCCTCCTCTCGCTGGCGTGTACGCCAGCGTTCCACCGTTCGGGGATCGACGTTGTACCGCTGCGCCACCACCTTGACCCGATCTCCTGCCTGTAACCGGGCCATCACACGTTGCCGCAGGTCTTCTGAGTACGGCTTCATACCCCACCTTACGCCTCCGGCAACCTTTCTGCGCTCCGCCCTAACGGGGGTTTTCGGGCGATTGAGGCTATAACGCGCTTATCCGTCCCTTAGGACGGGATCAAGAAGTTTGAGTGCGTCAAGGGGGGAGGCGCGTTCAGGCCGCGCTTTCTTATCCGGAGGGGCGAGTCGTGTTCCTCGTCAGATCAGCTTGGTGGGCACGCCAAAGGCCTCCACCACTTCACGTAGTTCGTCCCGGGAAAGGCCCTCGCCTTTTCCCCCACTCGTGAGGTCGAGGTGCTCGTACTTCGCGGCCGTCTCCGCGTACTCCACCCGGTCCACCGCTCGGGTGATGCTCACGTCCGAGCGCGCCATCACGCCGTGCTTGCTCCACAGCACCACCCGGTGCTCGCGGAGCGCCTCAATGTTCGCGGCCATCAAGGCCGGGGAGCCCGGCAGGATGAACGGCAGCACGCCCACGCCCTCGGGCAGGTTCACGATGGTCTCCGGCTGCCAGCGCAGCAGCTTCTCGTTGAGGGTGCGGATGTCCCGGTAGGCGGCGATATGGCTTAGGTAGGTCAGGTGCGGCGGCTGAGCGTGCACCACCGCGTGGAAGTTCGTGCCGGAGCGCCCCACCTGGTCGTCGTGTACGGCGAGGTGCGAGTTGAACTCGCTCGTCACCCGCTCGAACAGCCGCCTCGGGGACGTGTACAGCCGGGCGGTGCGGCCATCCTCACCCATCACGACGGCTGCCAGGTTCGCCTCGGGGTCCTGGCGGATGTCGCGCAACCTGCGCCCGGAGCCGGTGACGAGCACGACCCGTCCGGCGAGGTTCGGGGCGGGTTGCGGCAGGGTGAAGTCCTCGCCGTTGGGGAAGCGGCGGCGCACCTCGACCGGCCAGCCGAGGCAGACCGAGAGGTTCCCGGCCCCCCCTTCACTGGCGTCCATCGCGGCCACACGGTGTCCGGCCTCGCCGATGGAAGTGATGAGTTCGTCGAGTTCCGGAAAGGGTTCAGGAAGTGGCATGGGTGTCCTCCTGCACGAGGAGAATGTCGAGCACGCGGGGGCCGTGCACACCCTCCACGCGGCTGAGTTCGATGTCCGAGGTCGCGCTCGGCCCACTGATCCAGGTGAGGGGTTGGCCCGCCAGGACGCTCTCTCGAAGGCGTGCGACGGCTTCCGGCAAGCTGTCCACGACCTGCATCTCACGCACGACGCAGAGGTGATGGTCGGGCACCAGCGTCAGGGCCCGCCTGCCTTGCCCAGGGCCGTGGTCGAGGACCACCGTGCCACTTTCCGCGATTGCGACCGCCGCACCCGTGATCACCGCTTGAAAGGGTGTCAGGTCCGTCACTCCGGTTATGTCCCGGGTCACGGCGAGCCCGGCAGGGAGCCACTCTTCCGGGAGGTCGTGCGGAACCACCGCCCGTTCGTTCCCATGCACGAGGAGAGCGGCCCGGATGGCCTCTGGCAATCTGCCTGCGTCCACCCGCACGACATTCGCCCGGTACTCGGCGGCGAACTCGGCGAACTGCTCCACGACCTCGGCATGGGGACGGGCCGAGGGACGGACGGGTACCCGCGCGAACGGTTCCTGTTGCCGGGCATGGGTGCGGTTGATGCGCGTCAGGATGTCGAGCTTCGCCCCGCCGTTCACA
The Deinococcus sp. YIM 134068 DNA segment above includes these coding regions:
- a CDS encoding threonine/serine dehydratase — its product is MSSSLSPQRITATFRQLQPYVRRTPVVEVDAADFGLPPAPLVLKLEHLQHSGSFKVRGAFANLLAHPPGPAGVVAASGGNHGAAVAYAAMKLGVRATIFVPEVASPAKVARIRAYGAELKVGGERYADALAASEEWLLQSGGQPVHAFDQEETLLGQGTVGLEFEDQAPGLDTLLVAVGGGGLIGGIAAWSAGRVRLVGVEPEGAPTLTRALEAGRPVDAEAGGIAADSLAPRRVGERMFPLAQAYVERVVLVPDEAIVRAQQALWDVTRLVTEPGGAAAFAALLSGGCQPRPGERVGVLLCGGNSAAVDFGRSGEEGAS
- a CDS encoding aldo/keto reductase; the protein is MQYAILGSSGIRVSRISLGTATFGVAPTAEHTDRLIGEALNLGINFIDTADVYGNMPVFDRPGAPAAADREPAERLLGRALRGRRDEVVIATKSSGIVGHGVNDRGLSRRHIIRQVETSLRRLETDYIDLYYAHDPDPDTPLEQTLAVYDDLIRQGKIRYVGLSNHPAWQVTRALWIADDRRLNAPVAVQVKYNLIDRAAERELAPACAQFGLSIIPYAPLHGGLLADLGVLKRDVVGDQRFQGMGFPESEIAVARTVERLSHEWGHQPYQVSLAWLLSRPAVASVIVGAETPDELRANATAADVQLEPAQRDALTALVNEPAAFEHRAGDGPE
- a CDS encoding IS630 family transposase; the protein is MQQHPADQLVFVDESSTHLAMTPLYARTPRGKRAYGAVPRNKGANISLLAALTRQGMTAALTVPGAVDGIVFERYIEHVLLPELSPGQTVVMDNLSVHKRARVAQLLHDHGCTLRFLPTSSPDLAPIEGGFSKVKTLVRRDQPRTREALDQSIGRALAAVSTDDAQGWFQRCGYLLTRQPL
- a CDS encoding helix-turn-helix domain-containing protein, whose amino-acid sequence is MKPYSEDLRQRVMARLQAGDRVKVVAQRYNVDPRTVERWRTRQREEGHVRPHPIPGRPRKLDAAQEQRLAEQSDQHPDETLAQHTQRLAQEQQLQVSRQTVGRLLLRQGRTRKKDAVCQ
- a CDS encoding class II aldolase/adducin family protein; the protein is MPLPEPFPELDELITSIGEAGHRVAAMDASEGGAGNLSVCLGWPVEVRRRFPNGEDFTLPQPAPNLAGRVVLVTGSGRRLRDIRQDPEANLAAVVMGEDGRTARLYTSPRRLFERVTSEFNSHLAVHDDQVGRSGTNFHAVVHAQPPHLTYLSHIAAYRDIRTLNEKLLRWQPETIVNLPEGVGVLPFILPGSPALMAANIEALREHRVVLWSKHGVMARSDVSITRAVDRVEYAETAAKYEHLDLTSGGKGEGLSRDELREVVEAFGVPTKLI
- a CDS encoding LutC/YkgG family protein, with amino-acid sequence MNGGAKLDILTRINRTHARQQEPFARVPVRPSARPHAEVVEQFAEFAAEYRANVVRVDAGRLPEAIRAALLVHGNERAVVPHDLPEEWLPAGLAVTRDITGVTDLTPFQAVITGAAVAIAESGTVVLDHGPGQGRRALTLVPDHHLCVVREMQVVDSLPEAVARLRESVLAGQPLTWISGPSATSDIELSRVEGVHGPRVLDILLVQEDTHATS